Part of the Mycteria americana isolate JAX WOST 10 ecotype Jacksonville Zoo and Gardens chromosome 10, USCA_MyAme_1.0, whole genome shotgun sequence genome, GAATAGGTTGAAACTGTTGGATCTTTCAGCTTCAGCAAAACTTACTTGGGACAACGGTGCTGAATTGTCTGAATTTCCCCTTAGCAACCTGTTCAGCAGTCTCATTATGGCaggatttaattagaaaaaaagacgAGCAGTGGCTTGTACCTTCTTTAGAAGCTTTTGATAATGCTTGCCATACATAtgatttggaaatatttttggaaaattttgcttattttctaaGGTGAAATTACTGAAGAAGAGTTGCTGAGAAGGCTACACCAAGTTAAAGAAGGTCCGCCACAGCAAAACAGTGATGAGAATAGAGGTATATACAGTATTTGTGAAAACTCTTAACTTTAGCACCCCATACGGACCTTAACTTGAGTGCAGGAGTGGAACAAGTTAAGCCTAGGCAGGTGCAAGGTGAGCTTTGTTTCAAAACTAAGTGAACGTTATGTCTAATACCTGCTGCAGAGGTCAGTTTGGGACAGATGTCACTCATAATGCATCTGTTACTTGCATCAAGATAAAGATACATTTAGGTCtggtggtttttgtgttttttggtttttttttttaagattgccTTCCTATCTGCTCCCTTCTGGGATGCTTTTTGGCAATCCCTCTTCTTTTATTCACCATTCTTCCCTTCCAAAGATGCTGTATTGCTTTCATTATCACCCTTCTATAGAGATTGGTGGAGGATACTTGGAGCTTACCACTGGGGTTCATCCTTTTAGTGAGACAGATTTGCTATAAAGCTACGCAAGTGAAGGATCAGGACAAACTTAGTTCTCTACTTAGCGGCTGATAGATCATTTAattgtttggaaaggaaaacacagaatatTGATGTGTTATGACACCTGAAATGTGACTTTCCGTTTACTTACAATAAACAATGTGTTATTTTGATGACTTGTTTGCTATATGATGGCTGCAGCCTATCTGTACAATTAGAAAAATGTCCACTCCTGCTCCCTTAAAAGAGCTCTCTGGTAGATAAGAATTGTGATGCTACATGTGAAACCACAATAACACTTGTGGTAGGATTAAGCACTTCTAAATTGTCACTTGTTAAACGAAGCAATTATGTTCTTGGAAAAGATCACTCCAAAATTAGCTCAGTAGTCTAATTTGGTAGTTCCCTGTCTTTTTCACAGGTGCAGAGTCCGCAGAAGATGTTTCAAATGGAGACTCTATAATAGACTGGCTTAATTCAGTCCGACAGACTGGAAATACAACACGAAGTGGGCAACGAGGAAACCAGTCTTGGAGAGCAGTGAGCCGGACTAACCCAAATAGTGGTGACTTCAGATTCAGTTTGGAAATAAATGTCAACCGTAATAATGGGAACACAAATCCAGAAACTGAGAATGAGCCATCTGTAGAGCCTTCCAGTGGGGAGGATTTGGAAAACAGCCAAAGTGACTCTGAAATTCCAAGGTCTGAATCGCCATCTGTAAGGCAGCCTGGATCAGAAAGGAGCACTTCGGAGGAGCTAACAACTGAGGAAGCCTCCCCTCCTAGAGGGCAGAGGAGAGCGAGAAGTAGGAGTCCAGAGCAGCGGAGAACGCGGGCTAGGACTGATAGAAGTAGGTCACCTATTAATCCAGTGAGTGAGACTCCTCGCAGGTCTCATCACAATACATCATCTCAAACACTTGACCACTCCTCGGTGAATGAAGCTGAGGGAAGCTCTAGAACTAGGCAGCATGTGACATTAAGGCAGCATACAGTGGGGACTGAGATGCCAAGTGAAAATGCAGTTCTGTTTTCAACCCCTGAAACAAGACCTGTTCCTCAAGCAGCAGGTTCTTCAGAAACTAACGGCACCAGTGAGTCCACCACTCCTGGGCAGAGGCCTCCTACCATAGTACTTGATCTTCAGGTGAGAAGAGTTCGTCCAGGAGAATATCGGCAAAGAGACAGCATAGCCAACAGAACTCGGTCCAGGTCCCAGACACCTAACAACACAGTCACTTATGAAAGTGAACGGGGAGGGTTTAGGCGCACATTTTCACGTTCAGAACGGGCTGGAGTGAGAACTTACGTCAGTACCATTAGGATTCCTATCCGTAGAATCTTAAACACAGGCTTGAGTGAGACTACATCAGTTGCTATTCAGACTATGCTAAGGCAGATAATGACAGGCTTCGGAGAGCTGAGTTACTTTATGTATAGTGATAGTGATGCAGATCCTAGTGGCCCGACTCCAAATCAGAACGTGGATGCTTCTGAGCCACAGAACGGAGGTGGTGGTACTTCAAGCAATGAAAGTACAGACGTTAGCTCAGGGGAGGTGTATGAAGGTGGTAATGAAGGCGGTTCAACATCTGGTGCCAGACGGGAAGGTCGGAATACGAGGGGATCGGTCACGTTTGAAGAAAGCGGTTCTCTACCATTCCTTAGCCTAGCACAATTTTTCCTGCTAAACGAAGATGACGATGACCAACCAAGAGGACTCACCAAAGAACAAATTGACAACCTAGCGATGAGGAATTTTGGTGAGAGCGATGCTCTGAAAACCTGTAGCGTGTGTATTACAGAGTACACGGAAGGCAACAAGCTCCGTAAATTGCCTTGTTCGCACGAGTATCATGTCCACTGCATTGATCGCTGGTTATCAGAAAATTCCACTTGTCCCATTTGTCGCAGAGCAGTCTTAGCTTCTGGTAACAGAGAGAGTGTTGTCTAAATGAGATCTGAATTTATGGCCAAGCAGCTAGTGTGATAGTGATGGGCAAAGAAGTCACTTCCTTTATGGCCACTTTTTGAGTGGTACCTCAGTGTATAGTAATGACTTGGAGTGAATCTTCCCTCATGAAAGCATTTTCTCTGGATTCAAGCTTTTAGAATTGGAAAATTTCTTTAATTAGGGTTTTCAAGATCTAGTCAGTTTGGGTGTTAAATTTCACTTGTCCAAAGACATCTAcccacttaaaaatatttttttctttgtgaagagTATTAAGTTCTTTCTCCCGCCCAGCCCCTGCCATCCCAGTCCAATAAACATTTTGTCTTCAAGATTGTGCTTAGGAGGAGTTCTTTGAGAAGTCATCCCGGCTAAGTGTACATGAGTCGTAGAGGAATTTTTGCAAGAAATCCAACTATCTGAAACAACAATATGAACTTAATTGCACACTTGAACATACTTTTAATTTTCATACTGGGTTAATATTGGACATGTCTGTGTAAATAACACTAATGTTAGCCCTTTCCCCATCACTATGGCACGCTGTAGGATGAGCTGTTAGCTTAATTGGGATATTTATCTTGTTGTGGAAATATAAGAATTGCCTAtgcttgtttaaataaaaaaaaaatctgttttaaaattgtaaaGCTTTTTTGTAGAAGCTCAGTACTTTTCCAATGCACTGTTGTACTAACGCATTAAGAATTAAAATTGTACCATGCTTAGAAATCAAGAATGCTTTTCATACAAAACCCACCACACAGAGAGCAAACTAAATACAAGAGAGCTGCTTTTGTAACTGTGTACCTGTCAAGAGCAGTGCATATCTGTACTATTTATGTGAACAGCTACTGTAATATAAAAACAGTTGAATTAGACAtcttaattgcattaaaaaaacccagaaattaaatgttataaTTGCAGTGTTTTGGCTCAGTAAtgccacaaaaaaaattataagaattGGAAACTGTTCTAATGGCTGGTTATTTCTTGGTATGGTTGCTAATATGTAATAATACAAACCAGTATGTACCAGGTCATTCAGTGAGGTTTATGCCCAAGTTTTCTATCAACTTTTACTTTCCGTTTTTGAGGCAACTCTGTGTAACTATTCAGCAGACAAGTACTGacaggtctttttttcttccccaccagcttcaACTTTATTAGTAACCTCTGGATCTGTTGAGTGAACATGCATATATCTAGTCTTGGTAGCCTGTGACTCAAGTGccacagaaaaataactgaagtatTAACTGGAAAACAGATTATTAGAGTGTTAgattaaatttgaaaattataattGATTATGGGAGTACACTTAAATGTGTAGCCAATTCtaataacaacattaaaaaacccaacagactcTTTATATTCCTATGGGACAGATTAAAATGAGttgaatttacttttaaaattatgtgcGTGGCATATTGAAATGGAGAATTGGAGAATGTACCTCAACTCTCATCAGTGTTGGGGGAAAACATCCCTCCCCCTCAATGAccagttctttgttttgttctctaatgatttttttttttccctagcttaCGTGTGCAACAGGGAaagcaatatttatttcaagTCCAGGGTAGTAGTTATGAAGGGATATGAACTGCTCTTGCTGGCTATATGGGAAATGTTGCTTGTTCCTCAGATGACAAAACCAAAGCTAGCCTATCtctttttcctaattaaaacacatttttggtgTTTTACAGTGGTGGTTGCATAAACTGTAGTCTCTGCTCGAAGCCATTTTAACATGTCATCAGCTAGTTCAGGATTCCACAATGTCCCAAAATTCCAGTTTTTTTCTACGTGTGCGTTTTGTGGTGTTTGGTTCAGTGGGAAGCCCTGACTGGCTGTTGAGCTCGCTTTCCTCCTGGTGGGCCGCGCCATCCTGGCAGAGGGGATGCTTGTATCCTTTTGGAACAGAAGAATAAATGAGTTCCTGTTTTGAAATTTGTCCCTCTGACATGCATCGCTGTAAAAGTGGAAGTTAGCTATTAATTCCAGGTGCTGGACTCTCTATGCCAAAATTTCCTCAACAAAGTAACACTTCTGAATTTCTTCCAGTAGCATTCACATAGCAAATACATGCTATCAGTTGCAGTTTCCAGTAGCTTTACTGACTTACTGGAGCGtagaattagaaggaaaaaacccctctctATGTGAATACCATGTTAGCTTCTGAAAGTCTGATGTACAGCTCTGAGGACTAGGGCTGGTGACCAGAAAGAAAGGAGCCCGCTAGTGCCAATTAATGTGAAGCACGGCTGTGATACGTGTCATTCAAcatagctttctttttaatgttctgaGTTTCCAGTAACTGTTCACGTTGGTAGAATCAACTTTACGGTTTTGTTATTGCTTAATAGTGGCATGCCTTAACATTTTACCTTTCTGTAACAATAGCAACTAATAAAATGTTGGAGGTTTCCCAAATGGTACCAAGAACAAATAATTTAACCTCAGCTCAGGAGGCCTTGAATGTTCTCAATGTTTTATATGCCTTTTCCAACGCTGAGCGTGCTAAAGGTGCTGGGGGTTCGTTGCCTGACGTCTGGAGGAGTTGGCAGAAATTAAACTGCTGATACAGCAAAGACCTCTTTATGTAGCTGAGTCATCTGTCAGTCTCTGTGGTAATTCAATTTCTACTCTTTTAAAGTTAGACTGGAGTTAGGAAAAGCCAATATTAACACTTTAGTCGCTAACAAGATGTGAAAGACACTCTAGCCAGGTTCACAATTAGCCGAATTTACAGTTTATGAATCATTTTGGTATTGAGCGTTTGTACTGGCCGCTTCCCGCAGTTTACGCTCTCGTGGTATTGCAGGAGGGGTACAGCCGCTTAACTCGTGCTGGTAGCCATGCGAAGGGTTAAAAGGACtagttttgtcatttttaaagGCCTGATTGTACAGAAATGAGTCTgaagaggcagaggcagcctcGCTGCGTCAGCTGCCTGGTTCACAGTGCCACCGTGTGGGAGCCTCTCTCCGCCTTCCTCCGAGGCCAGGGGACCGCTGTCTCCTCGCTCGGAGCAGCGTGGTTTCCTTCGCACTGAAGGTTGtcgctttattttcttttggaaggaGGTTCCCTCTCGTTGCCTGCCTCGGTAGTTACCGTGGTGGTTTTTTCAAACTGCAAACCACCCAGGCTCCTGCTGTGAGTATCGTATCTGGTGCGTGAGCTTAATTCCTTTCTGGCAGGACAGACCTGTATCCACAGGACCTCCGTACACAGCAATTAAAGCAGTCACAAGGCCAAAACCTAGAAGAAcgcacagtatttttttatttaagagcgCGTTTGATAGTTTAACTCGGATTGCGAACCGATAGAGAGTTGTGGGTGTTTACTCTTTTTTAATTGGGGCTTTATCCGTTAAAAGACTGTGAAGAGTTATTCCTGGGGTTTGTTAGATTTCCCTTTCACatgcacttttttatttcttcGAACGAGTTGGGTTTTTTGCAAAGAACTTGTAGGCagttaattgttttaaaattggTTTGATTAGCGTAGGTACTGCATGCACAGAAACTACTCGATAAAAGTTTTGTAAGAAGTATTGACGTGCAGGCACAGCAGCTGCACTGACACGATACCGCACCGGTTTTGAAGGAGCCGTAATTGTCCATTGTGTCCACTTGCAAACGAATGGATTTCCCACCGAAGGTGGCACAATGGCCCATAATGACTGTCATTCCCGTTTCCTGTCACTTGTCCGGATTATGCAAATGCGGAGAGTCCAAAGGCCTGTTGCCCTGCTGTATCTGCAGTCGGTGTTTATCTCAAAATGGGTGCCTACATAAAGAGGAGGTTCCCGGTGGCCTCGCAGTAATGAGGGTCTAACGtgaagatgagaaaagaaatacagttaagGCTGACCATCGGCCTCTGACTTTGAGCGGTGCGATGAGGGCTTTTCTGAATCTCCCAGCGTCGTCATCGCTGTCACGCCTGCGATACAAAGCTTCATCCTGCGGGCTTAGCCGCGGCCTTATCTTTAGTTTGGGATCCTTTTCATTAAGGTGTACATTCGGGTAACTGTCTGATGGCTCGGTTTTCTCACCGGTCATCCTCGCTCCTGCCGCGGGGGCTCGCGTTGCTTGAGTAAGGGTACGTAAGCAAGCGTGGAGCTGATGAGGCGCACGGCCGTTACGGAAGtgtctgcctgctcctctgccttctcccacGAGGAGGGGCTTTGGATGAGCCTTGGCTTGGAGCCACGGGAAGGGAATTTGtaacaaattcagaaatatttccaacCTTCATGTACGCTAggctttgtgtttgtttatccTTGActagggagggaagaaggagggcgAAGAGAGAGAATCAATGGTAACTTACCCAAATACCCAAAGTACGTATGAGTTGtgttgtattaaaaaagaaaagaagtttgcGTCTGTTATACCAGGGCTTCCCAACCTCTTTTTGATATGaggtatctcttttttttttttttttcttcttctggggAAACATACCAttgaatttgttttgatttttctatcTGGTTTTGTTCCTGAGCTAAAATACCCGAGACCCCTTCCTGAATTTCACTCTCTGCTAGTAAGGCTGTTGGTTGGGAAGCCCTGAATTCAACTGAGAAtgtaacagttttcttttttttttttttttttttttttttttgtacagtgcTTTACATCTGTTTATACTGGACTTGTTTAATACAAAATGGTACTCTGAGGTCATTGGACAACAGTTTGACCAGATTTGATAGCTAACATTTAGGAGGAGTTTGTTCCCTATGTAAGATGTCATAATGCAAATTTAAATAGACTCAATAAAATGCATGAAGTGTTCATTTTGTGCTTGATCATCACTCCTTGGGTTTATTCTTCTTACGGTGGGAATGCGCTGGAGTAAATCACGGTGGATGTGGTAGGAATTTATTTCCTCCGTACGCCTTTTCCCTTGAGGCTGGGCAGAAAGGAAAGAGCCGGAATGGTATAGAGTTAACTACTCGGAAGAATTTATTGCTCCTTAGTACATAAAACTGAAGCAATAAATCTCACGGTGTCCCAGACTGCTGTAAATCTGTCAGTGGATAATGTGGGATACCCAAGCAGTGTCTGCAAGCTGTCTTTCAAGTAGTAGCTGTGACTTTTACGGGCGCCCATCAGTACGAGGGCCCGGTGGTCGGGGCTGTCGGGGCTGAGCCTCCCTAGAAATACACTCGGCAGCATTGAGCGGCTTTCATGAGAAATTCTCACATACGGCTAAAAGCTTCGTCCTAAAATTAGTAGCTGAAGTACGTGCAAACGCTTACTTGAGTGGAAAGGACATTTTTTAGGGCGTGGGAAGCTATCTTTATTATCAGCGCTTCCCTCACCTCCACTCCGCTCCTCGAGTAGGAAGTGGGAGCCGCTCCTCGAGAGGGGTGTGCTGACATCGCAACAAAAGAAGGGCTAGAAGGGTGACGTACAGCTTGAAAACACGCAGCGCCCAGTGTTTTGGGTGCCGCGGCAGCGGGTAGCAGTGTCGCAGCTGGGCTGATGCTCGACAGCGCTGTGAGCGATGCTCTTGTTTGGTAAGGAGGAAAGTCGTGGGCTTCTCCAGGGATGTGTTGAGTTGGATTCTGCTCCAGCTTCGCTCTCCATGGGGAGAGCTCTTGGGtaagggtggttttttttttttccccccgttccCACGTGCTTCGTCTTGAGCTCCGTGATCTGTCTTGCTCTGCAAGGGTACAGTTCGATCTGAAATTGTCTTTAACGTAGGCGTTAACTGTTATTTCGGTGACTTCATTCACGAAGTGGTTCCCACACTTTCTGTACCAGGAGCTCTTTGCCAGGTCACCGACTCCAGCCCCCCACCCTGTAGGAAGTCCCTCGGTTTGGGTAGCCCTGTGTTTGTTCCTTAAAAACTGTCGATCCACCCCCAAATTGCTTAAAGAGTCCAAACCAACCTTGGAGCACGTGTGTGCCTGACTTCATCcctaggtttgttttctttaatatattcaAGGTCTTTGTTCCGGCCTGTAAAACTTTATATAACCTTGTTCCTCCCTCTCGGTGCTTAAACCCTGTAACCTTTTACGTTGTCCTACTCCTCCCTTCAGGGTATATTTCCGTGGCAGATCCAGACCTTCACAGGGGAATGTGTTTGGCCGCTttgctggtcctgctgctggctgggaggagaaagGTTGTGTTTGGCGAGCCTGTCCGTCCCAGGGCAACAGGGGTGCAGGCATAACCGTGGGTTCGGGGGCTTCTCACCTCCACAAGGGCCCTTCTGAGCGCTCCTGGGTGGGATCGAGTGTTTGGAAGTAGAGGCGGGGAGAGAAGCAAAGGCTGTCTGCTGCTCGCTTGCCCTTCCCACCTGTTTCAAGTGTGACTGAACCTGTTTCAGGGCTTTTAATATAACGAATCTAAACTCGGCTCTGTTGTGACTCCCTAAACCCTTACAGTAAAGTTATATAGGGAAAACTAAACCCACTTTTTAGTCTTAAACTGGAGGGGCATTGTCTCTGATGCTAATGAGATGCTGATGCTGCACGCTCCAACTGTTCCCCTGAATAAATCCCCTGTTAAACCGAGCATGTGAAAATCCAGGCGTCAGGTCCCCGCAACAATGATTACTTCATAAAATAGGAGTCAACCCATATTTGCTGAGGGTTTCTTGAGTTTTGGCTCCCTACGCCATCAGGGTGCTgggttttcaaggaaaaaagcttACGAGGCAGCACCCTTGGGATAGCATTGTGGGATTCGGGCCGCGGGAGCTGGTCGGGGGCTGCGGCAGGTTCCCCACGGCTCCGGCAGCCGGCAGAGCGATGCCTTGCGCAGCGCTAGGAGGGGAGCCAGCCGAGATGATTTTTTTGCACTGGTTTGATTTCTCGGGATGGATTTGCAGAAAGTGATTTCTCCAGGCTGAAAGTTTGAGGCCGGTGGTTTTTCGCTCTGGAGCAGCGGCTTTGCTCGTTGTGATGGGTCCTGGACAAGAGACGCCATGAAGCAAAAAGTGCCTGGCTTGGTTTCTGGGCTTTAATACCTGCTCTAGGCTTTCCTTTCACAGCAGTGAAATGGCCCTGACGACACCGTCCCAGACCAAAGCCCCACGTTTTGCCCTGCGTCTGCAAAGCCAGCCCTTGCCCGCAGGCTGGCTGGCGGCTTGGCTGATGCCGGAGGGTGTTCTGGGTGTGAAAGCTCTTGAGAAGCTATTTCAGGAGCCCACAGGGTTCATCTCCTGACCCCGCAGCAGGGATCTATGCCCAGATATGAACAGAGGTGGGACGGCTGCGTGCCCGCCGTGAGCATCGCTCGCTGCCGGCCGAGGGGAAGGCAGCGCCAGGCTGGTGAAAGGCAGGAAAATAGAGACTGGAAGAAATAGTTTAATCTCTGTAGGTACTGCTGACTtctaaataaactaaataaatcCTAAATAAACTTGGAAATGACTCGGCCTTTGCTGCTGGCACCTTTGGGGTAATCTTGCTTTAATTTGTAAAGATGGATCTCAATAAACTGAAATACTTGTGGCGTCCGGGCAGCGCTGCTCGTCCATCTTCCCTGCACGCGTGGCATGgccaggagggaaagggggggcagaaatgatggaaagggatgaagggatgaaggagtgaggaggggaagggaaagaggaggtgaattaaactgaaggaaaactaaggaagggtaaaaaaaagaaaaggcgtTTGAACCGTGCTCGTCCGAGTGGGACTGGTAAAAACATCAGCACAGGTGGAAGAAGAATACGGGCGGGAGCAAAACCACGGGGATCCTCGGGGTCTGGCTGTGAGGACGCAGAGCAGGTCCAGAAGAAGAGACCTGCGGGCCGTGGTCCGGGACCCTTTGGGGACGAGCGGGAGGGTGGCAAGGCGGTGCTGGGGGCGATGCGGCGTTGGCCACGTATGCCGGGGCTGGCCCGGCCTGAACAACGCCCCAGACGCGACAACAACAGATTGATAACCATAAAATCCCGATCCTGGGTGGAAGAGGTGCGTGCCAGAACCATAGCAGGAGCCTgcgagggcggcggggggacgcACACGGGGCCCCgcttgccccccgccccgcagccgcgggAGGGGCTGTTTGCACAACCCCGCCGAAAAAGCCCCCGAAAGCTGCTCGTGTTTCCAACGCGGGattgagcagggctgggggtgatTGGGAGAGACTTTGTTTAGCGCGGTTcttgtgccaaaaaaaaagaaaagaaaaaaaaaagataaaaaaaacatACCCCGAAGCCTCGGCCAGGATAAAGCATGCACGAGTGAACGGGTCCAAAAGCAGTCAGTGCTTCTTGCAGCCCGACGTGTTCCCCTGTTCCCGCTCCGGCGGGGTGGGCTCGGGCTGCCGCCCGCTGCGGGGCTGCTGCGCGTTCAGCGTCGGCCGTGGTGTCGGTGGATCCCCGCCACCGGCAccccggggagcctggcctctcccctccctcccagccgcACACACCTTCTCgccctctttttcccctctcctccttctttccccccccctcccctgtgctgtgtttgcctTCGATCTAAGCACATATATATTTTCCTCCCTtgctgtgccctgctgccagTATTATGCGGTTTCCcgtattgcatttaaaaaagccCCTAAAACCCAACCTGAAGGAAAGCGAGCGCGTCCCGAGCTCACCCCATCGCTCACCCCCCGCAGCGTGTTCTCCTTTCCCCTTCGGTGACGCATCCCGGTGCCCGGGCACGGGTGCTGGGCACCCCGCTCTCGGGGCTGAGGgtcccgcggccgccccggctcgATGCCCTCCCACAGCTGCCTGAGCAACAGCCCCAGCGGCCCTGGGAAGAGATCTTTTCCaaattattgctttaaataaCGACAGCAAAGCAACGGCTCTAGGAAAAGATTTGCATTTAGAGGCAGAGatgattgaagaaaaaaaaaaaaagcttctgccaCTCATCGGTGCATCCTTCACGTCCTTCAAAGGCACTTGCAGATGGGGTGTTTTTcctttggtgcttttttttttttttttttttttttttgaaggattaTAATATTTAAgtcctgcaaaaagaaaacagatggagaagaagacaatgaaagaaaacaagcccaGCCCGGAGCCCgcggggagaggagcagaggagcgGCTGGGCACAGCACGCGCCCGCGGCCTCCGAATGCCCATTAACCACTTGCAGATGGCCAGCCTCGCCCAATGGCAGCGTGTACgcacatatacataaaaaaatatataacatagtatgtgtatatatatgtataaattaaaGAAACCCCAACTAAATGAAACTATAGATGTCATATATGCCATTCACATATCTATATCTAAAACATGTACGTAATTTATGACTATTAAACTGGTATAAAACATCGACATGCGGTTCATACTTAATATATAAAACATACATGTAAATTTTGCGTTTTGCAAGTACCAATGTGAACTATTATATATAATCAGCTTGTTTTAATCCGTGATATTTCAATTTTAATGTAGGAATAGATACCTAAAGATTTAACTATTGTGTTATAGTAATGAAAACGTCCTTTTGCTGTCGTTTGGTTTGCTCTTTTCTAGTTTGCCGCCCTTCTACTGAAAAACTCAGGGGTTTGCTCTGAtccaaaataccttttttcccccactttttcACCTTTCCATGTATTCGGGCCAgatcccgcagcctggcagagcagggggaggcggctgctgctgctccgtgcCCTGGGCTCAGCCAGCAGCGAGGCTGAGCGGGGATTCCCAGCGGGCACGTGCACCAACGCACCTATGGAGAGAGATATGTaagtatgtatatttatttagCTGGAGCTTGTGGAGTCGGGCTGTGATGAGCTGATGctcctgggggggctgggagcagccgggcagggccCCCCCATTGCCTC contains:
- the RLIM gene encoding E3 ubiquitin-protein ligase RLIM isoform X1 translates to MESSDSSDKGNIDQSEAQRQSQLDRLDREEAFYQFVNNLSEEDYRLMRDNNLLGTPGEITEEELLRRLHQVKEGPPQQNSDENRGAESAEDVSNGDSIIDWLNSVRQTGNTTRSGQRGNQSWRAVSRTNPNSGDFRFSLEINVNRNNGNTNPETENEPSVEPSSGEDLENSQSDSEIPRSESPSVRQPGSERSTSEELTTEEASPPRGQRRARSRSPEQRRTRARTDRSRSPINPVSETPRRSHHNTSSQTLDHSSVNEAEGSSRTRQHVTLRQHTVGTEMPSENAVLFSTPETRPVPQAAGSSETNGTSESTTPGQRPPTIVLDLQVRRVRPGEYRQRDSIANRTRSRSQTPNNTVTYESERGGFRRTFSRSERAGVRTYVSTIRIPIRRILNTGLSETTSVAIQTMLRQIMTGFGELSYFMYSDSDADPSGPTPNQNVDASEPQNGGGGTSSNESTDVSSGEVYEGGNEGGSTSGARREGRNTRGSVTFEESGSLPFLSLAQFFLLNEDDDDQPRGLTKEQIDNLAMRNFGESDALKTCSVCITEYTEGNKLRKLPCSHEYHVHCIDRWLSENSTCPICRRAVLASGNRESVV
- the RLIM gene encoding E3 ubiquitin-protein ligase RLIM isoform X2, which translates into the protein MESSDSSDKGNIDQSEAQRQSQLDRLDREEAFYQFVNNLSEEDYRLMRDNNLLGTPGAESAEDVSNGDSIIDWLNSVRQTGNTTRSGQRGNQSWRAVSRTNPNSGDFRFSLEINVNRNNGNTNPETENEPSVEPSSGEDLENSQSDSEIPRSESPSVRQPGSERSTSEELTTEEASPPRGQRRARSRSPEQRRTRARTDRSRSPINPVSETPRRSHHNTSSQTLDHSSVNEAEGSSRTRQHVTLRQHTVGTEMPSENAVLFSTPETRPVPQAAGSSETNGTSESTTPGQRPPTIVLDLQVRRVRPGEYRQRDSIANRTRSRSQTPNNTVTYESERGGFRRTFSRSERAGVRTYVSTIRIPIRRILNTGLSETTSVAIQTMLRQIMTGFGELSYFMYSDSDADPSGPTPNQNVDASEPQNGGGGTSSNESTDVSSGEVYEGGNEGGSTSGARREGRNTRGSVTFEESGSLPFLSLAQFFLLNEDDDDQPRGLTKEQIDNLAMRNFGESDALKTCSVCITEYTEGNKLRKLPCSHEYHVHCIDRWLSENSTCPICRRAVLASGNRESVV